A single region of the Drosophila takahashii strain IR98-3 E-12201 chromosome 2R, DtakHiC1v2, whole genome shotgun sequence genome encodes:
- the Rme-8 gene encoding dnaJ homolog subfamily C member 13 isoform X1, which translates to MIPPKENVDLECFLVTKHSWKGRYKRILSIGTVGISTYNPDKLDLTNRWSYSDIVAAAPSKTSNIPNEFVLTIKKDKKLDTIKLSSEYRNDILSSILKYYKEFADKPKNAQRFSAYKYHWSGISLPTVLEVTPCSLDQLDPTTNDVLASYMYKDIEGIIAGISDYEGGIVMAYGGFSRLHLFKALNHHEIVQNIAQRSAQFLGIETKILKSQITLEQFERQRFGKFSGDQFQTSSTEFSVHKITPRHPDPVKRLLCLTEVTLLERDPQTYSVCTLRPLTDVFALVRDKDNLQRFSIEYKNGIVRNYSTNDRDSLLATVLDAVRSSGNQDVHVRIGNTPRGKRYVPLSSSVDEETEANLMRLVINNFQNPSKRYEILERFNANVPHSGLNYSVTQDSLFAENKDKLILSALQALAQKELDSPTAQLSNLELEAIFHALTRLLASKVGYAAFTNLTGFREIIGTKVVAALRRKDLAVTYSAIDMINSLMHSVNSDHDLKQEQLNKSSILSSKSFLETLLNMWTTHVSHGSGALVLSAMLDFMTFALCVPYSETTDGKQFDILLELVADRGRYLYKLFQHPSLAIVKGAGLVLRAIIEEGELQVAQQMQALALDEAALCRHLLVALYTPSNDPTQSTQRQLSRHLIGLWLTDSEEAMELFKRIFPAGLLTFLESEESVPESDIEEDKLNFRDNLKFAIQHSNKTRKNVIEKHLQGIKHWGMNLIEKQDGAAQALKNRPVVLRNRRQKKKTSDVVVNLPFFFYSFAKDHSLPNLIWNHKTREELRICLENELRQFLNDRDLAGQMIVAWNYQEFEVGYKCLADEIKIGDYYIRLILEKDDWPQNLVKDPIELFNALYRRVLCRQRVNDDQMTVFSLQALAKVYRRYHAEIGKFNDMSYILQLSDRCLSPSMRDALINLISCLVLEKSNSRALIDHVQCLVDLITLAHLHKGRAQLNTKTNVIEAGPNMAAYEEKDWYYNIEKDGQKPERQGPITYSELKELWQKGLITPKTRCWAIGMDGWRSLQQIPQLKWCLIAKGTPLYDETELSSKILDILIKCTSFFPSRTQNGVAVLIPGPKLSRKLSEFICLPHVVQVCLTHDPGLLERVATLLYQIMEDNPEMPKVYLTGVFYFMLMYTGSNILPITRFLKMTHMKQGFRSEETSQSGIMHRSILGQLLPEAMVCFLENYSAEKFAEIFLGEFDTPEVIWSSEMRRLLIEKIAAHIADFTPRLRGHTMARYPYLAIPVISYPQLENELFCHIYYLRHLCDTQKFPNWPISDPVQLLKHTLDAWRKEVEKKPPQMTIQQAYQDLGIDLTKTPKPDESMIRKSYYKLAQMYHPDKNPNGREIFEKVNQAYEFLCSRNVWSSGGPDPNNIVLILRTQSILFERYPDVLRPYKYAGYPQLIKTIRLETRDDELFSKEAQLLTAASELCYHTVHCSALNAEELRREEGIEALLEAYTRCVSILGVDSKPDSLHYQVISNVTRCFEVACNFEKCKQKIIQLPQLLSDVCRVVYFKHTLSVSLVTSLAANNYDLQCQLSRNGVLWSLLLFIFEYDYTLDESGVEVSDKSNHQQLANNLAKMAVLGCISLAGYSMELRQKPVTGSEANSPANTKAPPAIKPKPSLPVASSSTYTQNAHNPLQSKQLAITSGKVPAEKEPDTSSGSSDTSSSTPTESEQQQQLSRSSPSAIQQKYIVTGEAKNSLIKQVLDRLLTRYIANQLATVRDSDVLKLLTANTRNPYLIWDNGTRAQLKDFLEQQRTASARETHEDIAQVAELVSSFEFDAHKDELQIGGIFIRIYNDMPTHPIAHPKLFIMDLLEYLKHAFQFLQFKKNPASAAPPAAAGGAPKMGNDGILTPTLAPNHPQLQQASTGKAGSTFDDVLSAYNRSKSRKKLETDAQTEQQLALQQSKYDFGSDGKLELHITMVLKALIAVIKANAEVEIQCIGNFDMIFGFLASNIFSDNSTVKTVALEVVSLVSRNKECVSEVAACEILGNYLVALKDPELRASQVKVLETLSGLMNVQEMIKEAQTKGATIYLLDMFCNSRNPQIREMCAGILAKMTADRLSGPKVRITVSKFLPALFIDAMVESPATSVQLFESIHEHPELIWNDSTRSNVCDAVADTCQRFYQLQRENPRHVWKDPEILKDIVSNEIVVAGVYLRLFVSNPAWTLRKPKQFLSDLLDFVVEQIGKSSAEQDVLDLSTTALVELLRSQPNLADDIPVLGHIPKLFNLLSVQPKNTLSVLHQLSLSEFCVSAISQTECVAPLKKCMEHNRDCIEKACEALSRLFKHQHDSLISQSLEVGLIPFLLGLLDSRLEFVDNPSAVKAQIVAALKGMTHNLNYGDRVTQILLKHPVWAEFKDQRHDLFIADTAVRGYLTGVNPTAGYLTAGPAQSVEVLTSPPPIDRDDPSARPPID; encoded by the exons ATGATCCCGCCTAAGGAAAACGTCGATCTGGAGTGCTTTTTGGTGACCAAGCACTCCTGGAAGGGCAGGTACAAACGCATACTCTCCATCGGCACTGTCGGCATTTCCACCTACAATCCGGACAAGCTCGACCTGACCAACCGATGGTCCTACTCGGACATCGTGGCAGCAGCTCCCTCCAAGACCTCAAAT ATACCCAATGAATTTGTGCTGACCATCAAGAAGGACAAGAAACTGGATACAATCAAGTTGTCGTCGGAGTACCGCAATGACATACTTAGCTCAATACTAAAATACTACAAGGAGTTTGCAGACAAGCCGAAAAATGCTCAG CGCTTCAGTGCCTACAAGTACCACTGGTCGGGCATCAGCCTGCCCACTGTGCTGGAGGTCACGCCCTGCTCACTGGACCAGCTCGATCCAACAACCAACGACGTCCTGGCCAGCTACATGTACAAGGACATCGAGGGAATAATAG CAGGCATCTCGGACTATGAGGGAGGAATAGTGATGGCCTACGGCGGATTTAGTCGCCTCCATCTGTTCAAGGCACTGAATCACCATGAGATCGTGCAAAATATTGCACAGAGATCGGCACAGTTTCTGGGCATCGAAACGAAAATACTCAAGAGTCAGATCACCCTGGAGCAGTTCGAGAGACAGCGGTTTGGAAAGTTCAG CGGCGACCAGTTTCAAACCTCGTCCACTGAGTTCTCAGTGCATAAAATAACTCCCCGCCATCCGGATCCAGTAAAGCGCCTCCTGTGCCTCACCGAGGTCACCCTGCTGGAGCGGGATCCTCAAACCTACAGCGTCTGCACCCTGCGACCACTCACCGACGTGTTCGCGCTGGTGCGAGACAAGGACAATCTGCAGCGCTTCAGCATCGAGTACAAGAACGGAATCGTGCGCAACTACAGCACCAACGATCGAGACTCTTTGCTGGCCACTGTCCTGGATGCGGTGCGCTCCAGTGGCAACCAGGATGTTCACGTCCGCATTGGCAACACGCCGCGTGGCAAGCGTTATGTGCCTCTCAGCAGCTCCGTAGACGAGGAGACAGAGGCGAACTTGATGCGCCTGGTCATCAACAATTTTCAGAACCCTTCTAAGCGGTACGAAATCTTAGAGCGCTTCAATGCTAATGTGCCCCACAGCGGCCTCAACTACAGTGTAACGCAGGAT AGCTTGTTTGCGGAAAACAAAGATAAGCTCATCCTAAGTGCCCTGCAGGCCTTGGCGCAGAAGGAGCTGGACAGTCCCACGGCGCAGCTGAGTAACTTGGAGCTGGAGGCTATATTCCATGCACTTACGCGACTGCTGGCCAGCAAAGTGGGCTACGCAGCCTTTACCAATCTCACGGG CTTTCGTGAGATCATCGGAACAAAGGTGGTGGCCGCTTTGAGACGCAAGGATCTGGCAGTGACATACTCTGCCATTGACATGATTAACTCCCTGATGCACTCTGTTAATTCTGACCACGATTTAAAGCAGGAGCAACTAAATAAGTCATCCATTCTGTCGTCTAAATCGTTTCTGGAAACCTTGCTGAACATGTGGACCACCCATGTG agcCATGGCAGTGGTGCTTTGGTACTGTCAGCCATGCTGGACTTCATGACCTTCGCCTTGTGTGTGCCTTACAGCGAGACCAccgacggcaagcagttcgATATCCTGCTGGAGCTGGTCGCCGATCGTGGCCGCTATCTGTACAAACTGTTCCAGCACCCGTCGCTGGCGATCGTTAAGGGAGCTGGCCTGGTGCTGCGGGCCATCATAGAGGAGGGGGAACTGCAGGTGGCCCAGCAAATGCAGGCCTTGGCCTTGGACGAGGCGGCGCTGTGCCGGCACTTGCTGGTGGCTCTGTACACGCCATCCAATGATCCCACCCAGAGCACGCAACGTCAGTTGTCGCGTCATTTAATTGGACTGTGGCTAACTGACAGCGAGGAGGCTATGGAGCTGTTTAAACGAATCTTT CCCGCTGGCCTGTTGACCTTCTTGGAGTCAGAGGAGTCCGTTCCAGAGTCGGATATCGAGGAGGACAAACTAAATTTCCGAGATAATCTCAAGTTTGCAATACAACATTCCAACAAAACTCGCAAAAATGTGATAGAGAAGCATTTACAAGGCATCAAGCACTGGGGCATGAACCTCATCGAGAAGCAGGATGGAGCGGCTCAGGCGCTGAAGAACCGTCCAGTGGTGCTGCGAAATCGGCGTCAGAAGAAAAAGACATCTGATGTCGTTGTGAATCTGCCTTTCTTCTTCTACAGCTTTGCCAAAGATCACAGTCTGCCAAACTTGATATGGAATCACAAG ACCCGCGAGGAGTTGCGGATTTGCCTGGAGAACGAACTGCGGCAATTCCTAAACGATCGGGACTTGGCTGGTCAGATGATTGTGGCCTGGAATTACCAGGAATTCGAAGTGGGCTACAAATGCCTAGCTGATGAGATCAAAATTGGAGACTACTACATTCGTTTGATTCTGGAGAAGGACGACTGGCCGCAGAACCTAGTGAAGGATCC GATTGAACTGTTTAATGCATTGTATCGACGTGTATTGTGCCGACAGCGCGTAAATGATGACCAGATGACAGTGTTTTCCCTGCAGGCCTTGGCTAAAGTTTACCGCCGTTACCACGCTGAGATCGGCAAGTTCAACGATATGTCATACATACTGCAGCTCAGCGATAGG TGTCTGTCCCCCTCCATGCGTGATGCGCTGATCAACCTAATTTCTTGCCTGGTTCTGGAGAAATCCAACAGTCGAGCCCTTATCGATCATGTACAGTGCCTAGTGGATCTCATCACCTTAGCCCATCTGCACAAGGGACGGGCTCAGCTCAACACCAAGACGAATGTCATTGAAGCAGGTCCCAATATGGCTGCATACGAGGAGAAGGATTGGTACTACAACATCGAGAAGGATGGCCAAAAACCAGAGCGTCAGGGACCCATCACTTACTCGGAGCTCAAGGAACTGTGGCAGAAGGGACTTATAACGCCAAAAACCCGTTGCTGGGCCATCGGCATGGATGGTTGGCGATCGCTCCAACAGATTCCTCAGCTGAAGTGGTGCCTCATCGCCAAGGGCACCCCGCTTTACGACGAGACTGAGCTGTCCTCAAAGATCCTAGACATACTAATTAAGTGCACTAGCTTCTTTCCTAGCCGCACCCAGAACGGCGTGGCAGTGCTCATCCCAGGTCCAAAGCTGTCGCGCAAGCTTTCGGAGTTCATCTGCCTGCCGCACGTGGTGCAAGTTTGCCTAACCCACGATCCCGGATTGCTGGAGCGCGTTGCCACGCTCCTCTACCAGATTATGGAAGACAATCCGGAGATGCCCAAAGTCTACCTCACGGGAGTCTTCTACTTTATGCTAATGTACACAGGAAGCAACATTCTCCCGATCACCAGATTCCTCAAGATGACGCATATGAAGCAGGGATTCCGCAGTGAAGAG aCCTCTCAATCCGGCATCATGCACCGCAGCATCCTTGGCCAGCTGCTACCCGAGGCTATGGTATGTTTCCTAGAGAACTACAGCGCAGAGAAGTTTGCAGAGATCTTCCTCGGCGAGTTCGATACTCCCGAGGTAATATGGAGTTCAGAGATGCGACGCCTTCTCATAGAAAAGATCGCCGCCCATATCGCGGACTTTACGCCTCGACTTCGCGGCCACACAATGGCGAGGTATCCGTACTTGGCCATTCCAGTGATCAGCTATCCGCAGCTGGAGAATGAGCTCTTTTGTCACATCTACTACCTGCGTCACCTGTGCGACACCCAAAAGTTCCCCAACTGGCCCATCTCAGATCCAGTGCAACTGCTTAAGCACACCCTCGACGCCTGGCGCAAGGAGGTGGAGAAGAAGCCCCCTCAGATGACCATTCAACAGGCCTACCAGGATTTGGGCATCGACCTCACCAAGACTCCTAAGCCGGACGAGTCCATGATTCGCAAGAGCTATTATAAGCTTGCGCAGATGTATCATCCTGACAAGAATCCCAATGGGCGCGAGATATTCGAGAAAGTTAATCAG GCGTATGAGTTCCTTTGCTCGCGAAACGTGTGGAGCTCAGGTGGGCCAGATCCAAATAATATTGTGCTTATACTTCGCACACAGAGCATCCTTTTTGAGCGCTATCCGGATG TTTTGCGACCCTACAAATATGCTGGCTACCCACAGCTCATTAAGACCATTCGCCTGGAGACCCGGGATGATGAGCTCTTCTCAAAGGAGGCCCAACTCCTGACAGCTGCCTCTGAGCTGTGTTACCACACAGTTCATTGTTCCGCCCTAAACGCTGAAGAACTGCGAAGGGAGGAGGGTATTGAGGCGCTGCTCGAGGCCTACACCCGCTGCGTGTCCATTTTGGGGGTGGATTCCAAGCCGGACTCGCTGCACTACCAGGTCATATCGAACGTGACGCGCTGCTTTGAAGTGGCCTGCAACTTTGAGAAGTGCAAGCAGAAGATCATCCAGCTGCCGCAGTTGCTCTCGGACGTGTGCCGGGTGGTCTACTTCAAGCACACTCTGTCGGTAAGCTTGGTGACCAGCCTGGCAGCCAACAACTACGACTTGCAATGCCAGTTGTCTCGGAATGGTGTGCTTTGGTCTCTGCTGCTATTCATCTTCGAGTACGACTACACGCTGGACGAGAGCGGGGTGGAGGTGAGCGACAAGTCCAACCACCAGCAGCTGGCCAACAACCTGGCCAAAATGGCCGTGCTCGGGTGCATCTCCCTAGCAGGTTACAGCATGGAGCTGCGACAAAAACCGGTGACGGGAAGCGAAGCCAACTCACCGGCGAACACCAAGGCGCCGCCGGCCATAAAACCAAAGCCATCGCTGCCCGTTGCCTCAAGCTCAACGTACACCCAGAACGCCCACAATCCGCTGCAAAGCAAACAGCTGGCCATCACAAGCGGTAAGGTGCCAGCGGAAAAGGAGCCAGACACCTCGTCCGGCAGCAGTGACACTTCCAGTTCCACGCCCACCGAAAgcgagcaacagcagcagctgtcGAGGAGCAGTCCCAGTGCCATTCAGCAGAAGTACATTGTGACGGGGGAGGCGAAGAACTCGCTGATCAAGCAGGTGCTCGATCGCCTGCTCACCCGTTACATTGCCAATCAGTTGGCCACGGTCCGCGACAGCGACGTGCTCAAGTTGCTCACGGCGAACACCAGAAATCCCTACCTCATCTGGGACAACGGCACCCGCGCACAGCTCAAGGATTTCCTGGAGCAACAGCGAACTGCATCTGCACGGGAGACGCATGAGGACATTGCCCAGGTCGCCGAGCTGGTTTCCAGCTTTGAGTTCGATGCACACAA AGACGAGTTGCAGATCGGCGGTATATTCATACGCATCTACAACGACATGCCCACCCACCCCATTGCCCATCCGAAGCTCTTCATCATGGATCTGCTGGAGTACCTAAAGCACGCCTTTCAGTTTCTGCAGTTCAAGAAGAATCCGGCATCAGCTGCACCTCCAGCTGCCGCCGGCGGAGCTCCCAAAATGGGTAATGATGGCATTCTGACTCCCACTCTAGCGCCCAATCATCCCCAGTTGCAGCAGGCCTCGACGGGCAAGGCCGGCAGCACCTTCGATGACGTTCTTAGTGCGTACAACCGATCGAAGAGCCGAAAGAAGCTGGAGACCGACGCCCAGACGGAACAGCAGTTGGCCTTGCAGCAGAGCAAATACGACTTTGGCAGCGACGGAAAACTTGAGCTGCACATTACTATGGTGCTGAAAGCATTGATAGCTGTGATCAAGGCAAATGCCGAGGTGGAGATCCAATGCATCGGAAACTTTGATATGATCTTCGGTTTCTTGGCCAGCAATATATTCTCCGAT AACTCAACTGTTAAAACGGTGGCCTTGGAGGTGGTTTCTCTGGTTTCGCGCAACAAGGAGTGCGTCTCGGAGGTGGCAGCCTGTGAGATTCTGGGCAACTATCTGGTGGCCCTCAAGGATCCAGAGCTTCGCGCCAGCCAAGTGAAAGTGCTAGAAACCCTTTCGGGACTGATGAACGTACAAGAGATGATTAAAGAAGCACAGACCAAGGGCGCCACCATTTATCTCCTGGATATGTTCTGCAACTCCCGTAACCCGCAGATCCGCGAGATGTGCGCCGGTATTCTGGCTAAAATGACAGCTGATCGTTTGAGCGGTCCCAAGGTTCGGATTACGGTCTCGAAATTCCTACCAGCTCTGTTCATCGACGCCATGGTAGAGTCGCCGGCCACGTCCGTGCAGCTCTTCGAGTCCATTCACGAACATCCAGAGCTCATTTGGAATGACAGCACGCGATCGAATGTCTGCGATGCCGTGGCCGACACGTGCCAAAG GTTCTACCAGCTGCAAAGGGAGAATCCCCGCCATGTGTGGAAGGATCCGGAGATACTTAAAGACATAGTATCCAACGAAATCGTTGTGGCCGGCGTCTACCTCCGACTGTTTGTCAGCAATCCCGCCTGGACGCTGCGCAAGCCAAAGCAATTCCTCTCCGACCTTCTGGACTTTGTCGTTGAACAGATCGGAAAGAGTTCCGCCGAGCAGGACGTGCTCGACCTGTCCACTACGGCACTGGTCGAGCTTCTACGCTCGCAGCCCAATCTGGCGGACGACATCCCAGTGCTTGGACACATACCGAAGCTGTTTAACCTGCTCTCGGTGCAGCCAAAGAACACGCTATCAGTATTACATCAGCTTTCGCTTTCTGAG TTTTGCGTGAGTGCCATTTCACAGACGGAATGTGTAGCGCCGCTGAAGAAGTGCATGGAGCACAATAGGGATTGCATCGAGAAGGCGTGTGAGGCACTGAGCCGGCTCTTTAAGCACCAGCAT gACTCCCTTATCAGTCAATCGCTAGAAGTGGGTCTTATACCATTTCTGCTGGGACTGCTGGACAGCCGTCTTGAGTTCGTGGACAATCCTTCGGCGGTTAAGGCGCAAATTGTGGCGGCACTTAAGGGCATGACGCACAACCTCAATTACGGCGATCGGGTTACGCAAATATTGCTCAAGCATCCGGTGTGGGCCGAGTTTAAGGATCAGCGCCACGATCTGTTCATTGCCGACACCGCCGTACGTGGCTATCTGACGG GTGTCAATCCGACGGCTGGCTACCTGACTGCGGGTCCTGCGCAAAGTGTGGAAGTGCTCACCTCACCGCCGCCTATCGATCGCGACGATCCTTCGGCCCGTCCACCCATCGATTAG